Within Salvia splendens isolate huo1 chromosome 21, SspV2, whole genome shotgun sequence, the genomic segment ATTGCATGCATTTCCTCATCTTCTCTCTAAATTACGTGTGAGaacaaaatcaattccaatGCCCAGCAACTTCATATCCCAAAATCATTTCCTTAAATTTAGCATTGCGAATTTGATTTTTATCCGCATTCTTCATCACCAGAAGCGAAGATTTGATCATTAACTCCATTTTCTGCACGcacttttgatttaatttttgcTCCTCAGTTGCAGTTTTCCGCGATTTTATTCGTGAAATTCATCCATTTTATCCAAGGAGTTTTTGGAAGGATAACCAATTTATGCGtttccttttttaaatttaCGTTTTTTTCGGTCGTCAATTTGTTTCCGCCCAAATTCAATTTTAGATTGTGTTTTTGCCTAATGTTCGCTGATTGTTCGCGGTTGTTTCCTTTTAAGCTCGATCGtctacaaaatcaaacaatttcgGATCATTCTTCATGCTGAAATATGAACCTTCTGGTCCGCGTAAGCGAAGCCAAAAATTTGCCTCCGATGGAGTCGAGCGGCTTTACCAATCCGTATGTGAAGCTAGAATTGGGGCGGCTGGCGTTCAGGAGCAAAGCTGTGAAGAAATGCCTGGATCCGTCGTGGTCCGAGGAATTCATATTTGAAGTGGACGACTTGAAAAGGAAGCTTGTTGTATCTGTTTTGGATGAAGAAAGGTGTTTCAATAATGATTTTGTTGGGCAGATTAGAGTGCCTGTAGCTTGGGTTTTCGAGGCAAAGGATCAATCCCTTGGCACTTCTTGGTACACTCTGCATCCCAAGAGCAATAAtgccaagaacaaggattgTGGTATGTCGTTTTCCTTCTTGTTGTTTTATGCTGTTTATACTTGAATGCATTATGCATATAATGCCTGTGCATTCTAATTAGCTGTTCTGTGTACATACTGTACTTGAATTTTTTCAGTTTCTTTGAGCTAGTTTTATTTGATCAGTTGTGATTGTTGTAGAATTATTCCAAAATCAGAGAATTGGAGGCTTTACTGCTGTGAAGTTGAATGCATATGCATATAGTAATTGTTGGTGTGTTAATTGATGGGATTGCTGAAATATGGCTAGTTTTCACCAGATTGACGCTACTTTGCTATTCTACTAGGTGAAATTCTTCTCACCATTTATTTGTTGCAAAAGAATACGCCATTAGACATGCCACCCACCAGTGATTCTGCAATGTTGTCAAGAAAATATGCTGATTCTCTGCATGATTCCCCCTCAATCTCAATGTCTTCCTCATTGGCATCTTCTCCTATGAGATTAGAGGAAGATGTCCCGTTGAAAGAAGCAAAGGTTAATGCGCCAACATTAGCTGGTCGAATTGCAAAAATTTTCAATAAGAATGTAGAGCCAACAGCCATTAGCTCTATTGAAACTAGTGATGCATCAGAGGCTGAAAGTAATGATTCATTGAGTCTAGAGAGCAAGTGTGTGGAACCTTCGTCATCAGTTGATTTCGAAGAACTAATGAGAAGTTTGGAGACGAGAGAACAGAGTGGTGAAGTTCCAAGTTGTTTACCTGGAGGAGTAGTTCTTGATCAATTATATGCAATAACTCCTCGTGAATTGAACTCCACACTCTTTTCTCCAGATTCAAGCTATTTCAAGTCTTTTGCGGACATGCAAGGATCAACTGATTTACAAGTAAAAGCATGGGAATTCGATAATAATGGTGAGAGCCTAAAACGACTGGTGTCATACGTTAAGCCACCAACCAAAATGGTTAAAGCTTTGAAAGCCACAGAGGAGCAAACATATTTGAAAGCTAAAGGTGGGACGTTTGTTGTTTTGGTCGTTGTGAGCACCCTGGATGCTCCATATGGCAAAACTTTTAAGATAGAATTGCTTTACTGCATAACTCCTGGTCTAGAGCAGCCATCGGGGGAGCAATCTTCCCAACTGGTTGTTTCGTGGAGAATTAACTTCTCGCAGAGCACCATGATGAAAAGTATTATTGAAAATGGAGCAAGACAAGgcataaaagaaaattttgatCAGTATGAGAAGTTTCTGTCCCGCAGCGTAAAGCCCCTTGATCTTAAAGATATAAGTTCTGAGAAAGACCAACTTATGGCATCTCTTCAGGTAGAGCATCACTCTGAATGGACATTGGCAGTTCAATATTTCGCCAATTTCACAGTAGTCTCGGCTATTTTCACGTGGTTATATCTGCTCACACACTTATGCATGGTTATGCCTAGCAAAGTTCAGGGTCTTGAGTTTGTTGGTTTAGACTTGCCTGATTCCGTTGGTGAGATCATAGTAAGTATTTTGTTGGTTCTGCAAGGAAAACAGGTGCTGAAGTTAGTGTCCCGCTTCATGCAAGCGAGAGCACAGAAAGGTAGTCTAATATTTCAAATTGGCAAGTTGATGATGGATGGactgttttaatttttattcaaatgAATTCAAGCATAACGTGACTTATTACTTTAGTATGCACAGGTATCCGATTAAGATATATGATATATGTGCCCATCTTCCCCTTTATAGGTCTAAATCAGCATCGAACTTTGGCCTACTATGATACGATTTGAGAAATGTGTCCATCTTCCCCTTAAAAAGCCTTATATGGGTAGAGGATACTCCAATCTTCTATATAAAACGTGATCTTTTACCTAGTTGATGTGGGATAGAAAGAGGAGCTTCAACGAGATATATGCTTTTTCTGTCATTTTATCAGATTTTTATTTCCAGTTTATACAACTATTTCTAAGAggccattttttttaatttgtttttttggtGTGCACTATAGGAAGTGATCATGGAATCAAAGGAAAAGGAGATGGGTGGTTGCTAACGGTTGCCTTAATTGAAGGAAGCAATTTGGAAGCACCTAACTCAACTTCAACGTCATCTGATCCTTATGTGGTGTTTACTTGCAACGGGAATAGAAGAACCAGCTCTATCAAGTTTCAAAAATCAGAACCTCTTTGGAATGGTATATTTGATATGCTTTCCCCCTTTAGCTAGCTTTTCATACGTTATCGTAGTTCTTAACTAAAGCAATAAGCAGCTACAATTACAATGTGTATGTCATCAGCTTCTTCATTGAGATGGATGGTTCCTTGCAGAAATCCTTGAGTTTGATGCTATGAATGAGCCTCCATCTAGGTTGGACGTGGAAGTGTTCGATTTCGATGGGCCTTTTGTTGAACCCTCATCTCTTGGGCATGCTGAAATTAATTTCCTGAAAACTAGTGTTTCCGACTTATCTGATGTCTGGATACCTCTACAAGGAAAGTTGTCTCAAGCATGTCAGTCAAAGATACACTTAAGAATTTTCTTGAACAGTACTAAGGCTACTAATAGTTTCCAAGAGTATATAGCTAAGGTGGAGAAGGAGGTTGGCAAGAAGGTACCTTCTTTATTAGTTTATGCTTCATTTCACTTTAACGTCACAATTTTCTCCGCCATATATTTCTTTGAGCTGATCACTCAGGTTCATGACATTCTTGTAGATAAGATTACGGTCTCCTCAGACAAATTCAACATTCCAGAAGCTTTTTGGGCTGCCCCCGGAGGAATTTCTCATCAATGACTTCTCCTGCTACCTGAGACGTAAAATGCCTCTCCAGGTAGGCGATTCAAatgtttattcaatttttttttaccatttattggaaaatacgAACACGCTTTACTATTATCCTGTAAAACTAGTGATATTTGTTGAGGGTCATTTATCTCAGTGGATTAGTGTGTGTCTGCCAGTGCTTTGACCAATTGATTACTTCATGCGGTAGGGCCGTCTGTTTCTTTCAGCAAGAGCGGTCGGGTTCCATGGAGATATATTTGGTCAGAAGTCGAAGTTCTTATTTCTCTGGGAAGACGTGGAAGATATTCAACGCATCCCTCCCACTCTATCATCAATGGGAAGCCCTGTCATCAGCGTGATTCTAAAGCCTGGAAGAGGAACTGATGCACGGCATGGAGCACGGTCACTAGATGCAAAAGGCAGGCTGGGGTTTCATTTTCATTCTTTTGTATCTCTCAATGTTGCCCACAGGTAACATTCACATATATAACTTTTAATGTAGTATATGTACATGATTACTTCTAGCAATGATTTTGCATGTTTATCCTCTGGCTTTCAGCTGTCAAGCTGTGAGCTTATTAGTTTCTTTTCTATCCTTACTGCATAAACAGCTATCTTTCCCCATTATGTTTTACTCTCAGTGCCATTCttggttttatttttgtttctccTGTGATGTGTTTTCCGGAGTCAGTTGTTTGCTTTGTTGCTTAGAGAGTGTGACAAGTTGCCTTATACTGAATCTAACAGTTTAAACTGCATCGGATTGATTCTCTTTTCATAACTCTCAGGCCTAGGATATTGAGTTTCTATTTTCACATCCTCCATGCCATTGCATCCACATAATTGATTGGTGGGCTTCTGTTATTTATCTGACTACAGAAATGAGAATTGTTATTTACTTTTATTGAATAGTATAATCAAAACTAAGGTTTTGTAGCACAGTTCTTGATATAGTTCTAGATTTGAGTAAGACCAGTCAGTCATAAAGAGTTCAACAATTGTTTATCTGTGATCAAGAAAATTCAGAATTATATTTATGAGAAATTTAAACAGAAGCCTGATGAGAAGCTAAATTTGATGAAAGTCATTACAATAAATGTGAGTTAAATGACAATAAATGGATGAGTTCATTATGTGTGGGTTATTTGAAAGAATGTTATAAGTGATTTGTAATACCTGTCTTTCCATTAGCATGTACACATCAATTCTTCACATCGTCCTAGTGTGTATTAAACAGAACAATGTTGGCACTCTGGAGGGCAAAAACCTTGCCACCTAAACAGGACGAGATGATACCAGAAAAAGAATCTGAAGCAAATGATGTCCGTGCTTCTGAAGATGAGTCTGTCTCTGAAACCATTCAAGCTGCAGAGGAGGAACTTGAAGTTCATTGCGATTTGATAGAAGACAATGACTCCGATGCTAAAATCACCCAGACTGAGGAGACCGCTTCTTTTCTGGGAGTTGATGATGTTAATGTGTCCACGGTTTATTCTTCCATCCTACCACTTCCGGTGAGTAAATGCACTCCCCCCACACGCCCACACCAGACATCACTAAGGAAATATGGAAAAGGAAAATAATTAGATCCGTACAATTTCACTGGTACATGAATGTAAATATTAGAAGATGGTACTTCAAACTTATAAGGGCATTCAACTTTCACTCTTTTTCATGTGGTGAATGTTGTTTTGTACTCCTATTTACTTTTTTTGTGCCATAGTCACTTTTCTTGTGCAAAATCTAATACTCCATTGTTTACTTGTAGATTAGTTTCTGCATGGAATTGTTCGGAGGAAGAGAAATTGAGGAAAGGGTGATGGAGAGAGCAGGATGCCTTAACTACTCTCACAGCCCTTGGGAATCTTATAAGGCAGACGTGCATCAGAGACAGCTGTACTATAAGCTTCAAAAATGCATACCTCTCTACAAAGGGGAAGTCGCGAGTACTCAGCAAAAGCTTCGCCTCTCTGTTAAAAATGGTTGGCTCATCAAGGAACTCATGAATCTCCAAGGCCTCCCACTCGGTGACAATTTTTCCGTACGGGCACATGCTTTATAAGTTTATCAGCTTGTCACCATCTCCCCCTTCTAAACCATTATCTGCTGCTTTGCTTATTCACAGCTTCACTTAAGGTATCACATCGAGGATCTCCCTGCGAAGTATGCAGCGTGTAGTGTTCAAGTGAACCTCGGCGTTACATGGCTGAAATACACCAGAAACCAGAAACGAATCACAAAAAATATCACTTCGATTCTAAAGAAGCGTGTGAAGCTTGTGTTTAGCATATTGGAGAAGGAATACATTGCAAAGTCATAGACATATATGTCAAAAACGTCTACCATTATTATGAAGCAATGATATATACCAATATACCATGAGTGATATGGATAGATAACTCCATATTAGAGGCTAATGTAATATTGTGTACAAAATTCAAAAAACTTTGTTAGTAAAATATGCTTAATGGATGGATAATGTACTCTTTCTGTTGCCCTGGCTAATTGCTTAGTTTATTATTTGATGCGAGGACTATTCTATAGCTTATTGAGGGACTATGAGCATTAAGGATGTCAGTCCAGCctgcaacccgtgggctggcccgaatagcccgccaaatttatagggttagggttgaataTTTATAGtccgataaaattacaacccgattagtctgcatccgattaacccgcaacccgttagtgCCAGACCCGAAAATCCGAAGGGCTGGCctgaaaacccgataaaatttctattgttctatttattTGGCTCTTAATTCgtcacttcattgattatttttataatatataactacaaaaataactttcaactttatattaaatatacaaattatattttaaatttttattaatataataatagataaataaatttgaaatttcaaattcgctaaaaaatgtataaatttctaaaacaaaCTTTAATTTTTCTCAAAATATGTTTATACTTAATTTTGttcaaatctcaaatattaatattttttcatgtttatgtttgagtttaagcatatatctcaaattatcaaatttatcataattaaatgttttacattttataagtataactaattttcatcattatttattggattgatcacatgttaattttacgatagcaacccgattaaccctttcggctagcccgaaacctgagcttttagggttagggtcgaacttttataacccgaaaaaatacaACCCGATTGACCCGAAACCCGTTGGGCTGACCCGAatcccgattgacatccctaaattTATGGTATTGACATTATGTTTCAAAATCACTACactaaaatttaataatcaTTATTAATATGATAGTATCTTAATCAATGTCCATTAATGACGTGTGTATCCTAATTAATTACTTATTTTCgctaattaaaatttaataatcatTATTAGTAATATATTAGTAGTATCTTAATTAATAGTATTCATTAATGATGTGCGCTAAAAACCTACCAAAAGTCCAAAATCCTTTTCATTTCTGACCTGTTTCGGGTATAAGAGGGAAAAAATCTTTAAGACTACTGTTTAAAATAAAGCATTTAACACCCGgcaataaattgaaaattaagaTTACTTCCGTTTCTTActtgtttattattttttgtgtgaAGTAGGCATCGCTAATAATAccaaattttatgattattcCTTAAAATCTTGGAgataatatttttagtaagtatGAAGTCAATCATTATCCAATAAACTGCCATGTTGTATATAAAGCACAAAAGACTTTGGTTTTTAAACACAATTTCAAAGCATTCGTTACATAGATAGCCCAAcatcaatcaaatcagaaatgAAGAGTTCCATTTTCGCAGCTCTTCTCATTATGCTTATTATGAGTCCATGTAATTAATGATTTTTCAATTTCAGGCTAAATAAGAAGATTCCAATATATAAATTCTGACAAGTTAAAATTTGCAGTGATTTGTGCAAGAGATATAGAAGTGAAGGCAGGGAGATGCAACGAAGATCTTTCCTCCACGATCGAATTATGCGACGACAATAAATGTGTGACAGATTGTCGGAAAAAACATGGAGGGCGTGCTACGGGACGATGTTTGATGATTGATACTTGTACATGTCAGTACATATGTTAAATTATCCAACCCACAACATTACCCATTTTCAATTTATGTCATGTCATGTCATGGCTTGCCTTATATTTCTAGATCTCATTTTTTAGCTTCATGCTATTTTCAATTTCTATCTTGGGTTGTATTTCGAGATCGAGATgattaatgaattttatttacacccacaaattccttttttttaatgtgtaaACAACTTCATAAATAAAAGGATAAACGGTCCAAAATGTCTCTAATGTTTGGTGCGTTAACCTGAAAATGTCTCAACATTTAGGTAATTAACATTTAGTACACATTGTTTCGATTATGGGAATAAAAATTTTCCGGGGAATGAAATGCCGATGTGGCAATTGTAAATACGCATTCCCTAGTCTACGTGGCATTCGTATATGACATGTAATTTTCGTGATtattaaaaatcaaacaaattacaaaattaaaaattctttTCTAATAAAAAAACCAATAGTCTCACTCTCTTCCTCGCTGTAAACGAGAAGTATTTGGGACATAATTTGATTTTACACCTAATTCCTAGGATGGTCGAAAATGATGAGTGCAGTGAATCGATCTACGGAAATCCCAAaccagaaattaaaaatttactaTTCCCTCCATCCTATAAAAGATgattcacttttctttttagtttgtgcTACAAAAAATGTTATATTTTCGTTTTCAGAAAATGTTCTttttcacattaatataaaaaataatatttttttcaatccacttaacacataaaataaaacctcctacaataaagtaagagagagaataatgtagataagactctcctcaacattattctcactcttactttatcatttatccactttaactatttatttatcatttatccAAAACACGTGCAAAAataatgtttcatatttaattagacggatggagtatttggaAGGTTTCAATGAATTAGGTTGTTAAATTATCTTAATTTCTTCATGGGTTGTTCGTTTTTTAGGCGCTAAAGTATTTTTTCAACAAGGTGTTAGAATGTttctaattaattatttcagtTAAGTGAATTTTTGAAAGTATTTTTTCTCGTCCCTTTTTGAAAAATGAGCTTGCAGTGACATCCCTTATTCGGTTTTTAGGTAACCAATTAAATGTGTTACATGTTCGTTTTTTATATAActtcaaataaattattaaaataatatatcaatttttatttttaagaatttctgtaaaattaaaaatgtgaattacattttttaatacattagaattaaaataaatatattaaataggATAAACAAAACGAGGATGATGATTACACAAGATGCTCACGTAAGACTTAGCATATCATTTCCCTTCAACTATTTTTAGCATATCATTTCCCTTCAACTATCATATCATTTCCCTTCAACTATTTTTAGCATATCATTTCCCTTCAACTATTTttattagagtgaactacaaattTAGTCGTCCCTAGGGTTGGGGTTATCACACAACATGcccctagaaaaaaaaatagtagcattttaattatttacgtATGAGGTCATTTTTCACCTTTCCAAGCTT encodes:
- the LOC121783852 gene encoding C2 and GRAM domain-containing protein At1g03370-like isoform X1 encodes the protein MNLLVRVSEAKNLPPMESSGFTNPYVKLELGRLAFRSKAVKKCLDPSWSEEFIFEVDDLKRKLVVSVLDEERCFNNDFVGQIRVPVAWVFEAKDQSLGTSWYTLHPKSNNAKNKDCGEILLTIYLLQKNTPLDMPPTSDSAMLSRKYADSLHDSPSISMSSSLASSPMRLEEDVPLKEAKVNAPTLAGRIAKIFNKNVEPTAISSIETSDASEAESNDSLSLESKCVEPSSSVDFEELMRSLETREQSGEVPSCLPGGVVLDQLYAITPRELNSTLFSPDSSYFKSFADMQGSTDLQVKAWEFDNNGESLKRLVSYVKPPTKMVKALKATEEQTYLKAKGGTFVVLVVVSTLDAPYGKTFKIELLYCITPGLEQPSGEQSSQLVVSWRINFSQSTMMKSIIENGARQGIKENFDQYEKFLSRSVKPLDLKDISSEKDQLMASLQVEHHSEWTLAVQYFANFTVVSAIFTWLYLLTHLCMVMPSKVQGLEFVGLDLPDSVGEIIVSILLVLQGKQVLKLVSRFMQARAQKGSDHGIKGKGDGWLLTVALIEGSNLEAPNSTSTSSDPYVVFTCNGNRRTSSIKFQKSEPLWNEILEFDAMNEPPSRLDVEVFDFDGPFVEPSSLGHAEINFLKTSVSDLSDVWIPLQGKLSQACQSKIHLRIFLNSTKATNSFQEYIAKVEKEVGKKIRLRSPQTNSTFQKLFGLPPEEFLINDFSCYLRRKMPLQGRLFLSARAVGFHGDIFGQKSKFLFLWEDVEDIQRIPPTLSSMGSPVISVILKPGRGTDARHGARSLDAKGRLGFHFHSFVSLNVAHRTMLALWRAKTLPPKQDEMIPEKESEANDVRASEDESVSETIQAAEEELEVHCDLIEDNDSDAKITQTEETASFLGVDDVNVSTVYSSILPLPISFCMELFGGREIEERVMERAGCLNYSHSPWESYKADVHQRQLYYKLQKCIPLYKGEVASTQQKLRLSVKNGWLIKELMNLQGLPLGDNFSLHLRYHIEDLPAKYAACSVQVNLGVTWLKYTRNQKRITKNITSILKKRVKLVFSILEKEYIAKS
- the LOC121783852 gene encoding C2 and GRAM domain-containing protein At1g03370-like isoform X2, with translation MNLLVRVSEAKNLPPMESSGFTNPYVKLELGRLAFRSKAVKKCLDPSWSEEFIFEVDDLKRKLVVSVLDEERCFNNDFVGQIRVPVAWVFEAKDQSLGTSWYTLHPKSNNAKNKDCGEILLTIYLLQKNTPLDMPPTSDSAMLSRKYADSLHDSPSISMSSSLASSPMRLEEDVPLKEAKVNAPTLAGRIAKIFNKNVEPTAISSIETSDASEAESNDSLSLESKCVEPSSSVDFEELMRSLETREQSGEVPSCLPGGVVLDQLYAITPRELNSTLFSPDSSYFKSFADMQGSTDLQVKAWEFDNNGESLKRLVSYVKPPTKMVKALKATEEQTYLKAKGGTFVVLVVVSTLDAPYGKTFKIELLYCITPGLEQPSGEQSSQLVVSWRINFSQSTMMKSIIENGARQGIKENFDQYEKFLSRSVKPLDLKDISSEKDQLMASLQVEHHSEWTLAVQYFANFTVVSAIFTWLYLLTHLCMVMPSKVQGLEFVGLDLPDSVGEIIVSILLVLQGKQVLKLVSRFMQARAQKGSDHGIKGKGDGWLLTVALIEGSNLEAPNSTSTSSDPYVVFTCNGNRRTSSIKFQKSEPLWNEILEFDAMNEPPSRLDVEVFDFDGPFVEPSSLGHAEINFLKTSVSDLSDVWIPLQGKLSQACQSKIHLRIFLNSTKATNSFQEYIAKVEKEVGKKIRLRSPQTNSTFQKLFGLPPEEFLINDFSCYLRRKMPLQGRLFLSARAVGFHGDIFGQKSKFLFLWEDVEDIQRIPPTLSSMGSPVISVILKPGRGTDARHGARSLDAKGRLGFHFHSFVSLNVAHRTMLALWRAKTLPPKQDEMIPEKESEANDVRASEDESVSETIQAAEEELEVHCDLIEDNDSDAKITQTEETASFLGVDDVNVSTVYSSILPLPFLHGIVRRKRN